In Comamonas sp. lk, the following proteins share a genomic window:
- a CDS encoding aspartate aminotransferase family protein gives MPFADARPETSHTEVRRDAQWLEAHWMPFTGNRNFKANPRMITGAQGAYFTDADGRRIFDGLSGLWCSGLGHGRREIAEAVGKAALQLDYAPAFQFGHPAAFALANKIKSLMPEGLSHVFFTGSGSEAADTSLKMARAYWRAKGQGSKTRLIGREKGYHGVNFGGISVGGMSGNRKSFGQGVEADHLPHTQPPPGSFCKGMPQTIAHSDGRALADRLLDIIALHDASNIAAVIVEPMSGSGGVVIPPAGYLQRLREICTQHGILLIFDEVITGFGRVGAMTAAEAFGVTPDILNIAKQVTNGTQPLGACVVTGEIYHSFMAAGGPEYMLEFAHGYTYSAHPVACAAGLAALELLEQEDGPGRVKAMAPFFEQAVHSLQGAKHVLDIRNIGLAAGLSIAPLPGEPAKRPYEIAMKCWDAGFYVRYGGDTIQLAPPFISEKAEIERLVNALGDALQATD, from the coding sequence ATGCCGTTTGCCGACGCCCGACCCGAGACCTCCCATACCGAAGTGCGCCGGGATGCGCAGTGGCTGGAAGCCCACTGGATGCCCTTCACCGGCAACCGCAACTTCAAGGCCAACCCGCGCATGATCACCGGCGCGCAGGGGGCATATTTCACCGATGCCGACGGGCGCAGGATTTTCGACGGACTCTCGGGTCTGTGGTGTTCCGGCCTGGGTCATGGTCGGCGCGAGATTGCCGAGGCCGTGGGCAAGGCCGCGCTGCAGCTCGATTACGCACCGGCCTTCCAGTTCGGCCACCCGGCGGCGTTTGCGTTGGCCAACAAGATCAAGAGCCTGATGCCTGAGGGGTTGTCGCATGTGTTTTTTACCGGCTCGGGCTCGGAAGCGGCGGACACCTCGCTGAAGATGGCACGTGCCTACTGGCGGGCCAAAGGGCAGGGCAGCAAAACCCGTTTGATAGGTCGCGAAAAAGGCTATCACGGCGTGAATTTCGGCGGCATTTCCGTGGGCGGCATGTCGGGCAACCGCAAGTCCTTCGGTCAGGGCGTGGAGGCCGATCACCTGCCCCATACCCAGCCTCCGCCCGGCTCGTTTTGCAAAGGCATGCCGCAAACCATAGCCCACAGCGACGGCCGCGCGCTGGCCGACCGGCTGCTGGACATCATCGCCCTGCATGACGCCAGCAATATCGCCGCGGTCATCGTCGAGCCCATGTCGGGCTCGGGCGGTGTGGTGATACCGCCGGCCGGCTATCTGCAGCGGCTGCGCGAGATTTGCACCCAGCACGGCATCTTGCTGATTTTTGACGAAGTCATCACCGGCTTTGGCCGTGTCGGTGCCATGACGGCGGCCGAGGCCTTTGGCGTGACGCCCGACATCCTGAACATCGCCAAGCAGGTAACCAACGGAACCCAGCCGCTGGGGGCCTGCGTGGTGACGGGCGAGATTTATCACAGCTTCATGGCGGCCGGAGGGCCCGAATACATGCTGGAATTTGCCCATGGCTATACCTATTCGGCTCACCCCGTGGCTTGCGCTGCCGGGCTGGCGGCGCTGGAGCTGCTGGAGCAGGAAGACGGGCCGGGCCGTGTGAAGGCCATGGCCCCGTTTTTCGAACAGGCCGTGCACAGCTTGCAGGGGGCAAAACATGTGCTGGACATCCGCAATATCGGGCTGGCGGCGGGGCTGAGCATTGCGCCGCTTCCCGGCGAGCCGGCCAAGCGCCCTTATGAGATTGCGATGAAGTGCTGGGATGCCGGGTTTTATGTGCGCTATGGCGGCGACACGATTCAGCTGGCTCCGCCCTTCATCAGCGAAAAAGCCGAGATCGAGCGTCTGGTCAATGCTCTGGGCGACGCCTTGCAGGCCACGGACTGA
- a CDS encoding DUF2061 domain-containing protein codes for MTRLTNTLRTHQTTLAKTGSYYCIHVVVAACVAYAVTGNLWASLTLSLLEPTVQAVAFFFHEKAWDRGLKKRDKNEGQLAAGAA; via the coding sequence ATGACACGATTGACCAACACCTTGCGCACCCACCAGACCACGCTGGCCAAGACGGGCAGCTATTACTGCATTCACGTGGTGGTGGCCGCCTGCGTGGCCTATGCCGTCACCGGCAATCTGTGGGCATCGCTGACACTGAGTCTGCTGGAACCTACGGTTCAGGCGGTGGCGTTTTTCTTTCACGAGAAAGCCTGGGATCGCGGTCTGAAAAAACGCGATAAAAACGAAGGCCAACTGGCGGCCGGCGCGGCTTGA
- a CDS encoding GNAT family N-acetyltransferase, which produces MRPLIAADIDAVMRIQRQCYGEHFAEPRAVFLRRLQTAWHCSWAAVRGDEVIAYLAAYWSRPGAITPLNGDFAEYQDASVLYLHDMAVSPTAAGQGAAGRLLAAVYQQARQRNIRQAALVSVQGSQAYWERQGFRATQVTDAAQQQHLATYGEGALYMVGNILHL; this is translated from the coding sequence ATGCGCCCTCTTATTGCTGCAGATATCGACGCCGTGATGCGCATACAACGGCAGTGCTATGGCGAGCATTTTGCGGAGCCGCGCGCCGTGTTCTTGCGCCGCCTGCAAACGGCTTGGCACTGCTCCTGGGCTGCCGTGCGCGGCGATGAGGTGATTGCCTATCTGGCAGCCTACTGGTCGCGTCCCGGGGCCATCACGCCGCTGAACGGCGACTTTGCCGAGTACCAAGACGCCAGCGTGCTCTATCTGCATGACATGGCCGTCTCGCCCACCGCAGCAGGCCAGGGCGCGGCAGGGCGGCTATTGGCGGCCGTGTATCAGCAGGCCCGGCAACGCAACATCAGGCAGGCGGCCCTGGTGTCAGTTCAGGGCTCACAGGCTTATTGGGAACGTCAAGGCTTTCGCGCCACACAGGTGACAGATGCGGCACAGCAACAACATCTGGCCACCTACGGAGAGGGTGCGCTGTACATGGTAGGAAATATCCTACATCTCTGA
- a CDS encoding NUDIX hydrolase, which yields MPAMPNRWKPNVTVSAIIERDGRFLMVEENTADGLRLNTPAGHLDPAETPIEACVREVMEETAYSFTPQSLVGIYMNRFVRTRTGADITYMRFAFTGLLGQHHAERLLDDGIVRSVWLTLDELKASAHLHRSPIVLQSIGDYLAGQRFDISLIQADPSIYSAPAPTQPVPGNAPATLDEVLAHDPA from the coding sequence ATGCCCGCCATGCCCAATCGCTGGAAACCCAATGTCACTGTGTCGGCCATCATCGAGCGCGATGGCCGCTTTTTAATGGTGGAAGAAAACACGGCGGATGGACTGCGTCTGAACACGCCTGCCGGTCACCTGGACCCCGCTGAAACCCCAATCGAAGCCTGCGTGCGCGAGGTGATGGAGGAGACCGCATACAGCTTCACGCCCCAGTCGCTGGTCGGCATCTACATGAACCGTTTCGTGCGCACGCGTACCGGTGCCGACATCACCTATATGCGCTTTGCCTTTACCGGCCTGCTGGGCCAGCACCATGCCGAACGTCTGCTCGATGACGGCATTGTGCGCAGCGTCTGGCTGACGCTGGACGAGCTCAAGGCCAGCGCCCATCTGCACCGCAGCCCCATCGTGCTGCAGTCGATTGGCGACTATCTGGCAGGCCAGCGCTTTGATATCAGCCTGATCCAGGCAGACCCCAGCATCTACAGCGCCCCGGCACCCACACAGCCCGTGCCAGGCAATGCACCGGCCACGCTGGACGAGGTTCTCGCCCACGATCCCGCCTGA
- a CDS encoding sterol desaturase family protein has translation MLEYLVYPLIALMFVAVFTREVIAPASRNLCNRRWLIYSAGLGALTMLSALALGYFLEDRIRAHALLEVGARWNPLLVGFLSFFLTSFVFYWWHRATHASDFLWRSFHQLHHSARRVEALTAFYAHPMDSAAAVMLSTLSSYWVLGASPAAAAVALALTAGFDLFTHADMRTPRWLGYVLQRPEMHTVHHQYGHHAQNYGLPLWDILFGTWTNPAERSQHLGFDDEKSERLAEMLLWRDVHKSPPACTAGRKPAD, from the coding sequence GTGCTGGAGTATCTGGTCTATCCGCTGATTGCGCTGATGTTTGTCGCCGTGTTCACACGCGAGGTGATCGCGCCTGCATCGCGCAATCTCTGCAACCGGCGCTGGCTGATCTATAGCGCGGGACTGGGAGCGTTGACCATGCTCAGCGCGCTGGCGCTGGGCTATTTTCTGGAAGACCGCATACGTGCCCATGCCCTGCTGGAGGTGGGCGCGCGCTGGAATCCGCTGCTGGTGGGTTTTCTGAGTTTTTTCCTGACCAGCTTTGTCTTTTACTGGTGGCACAGGGCCACCCATGCCTCTGACTTTTTGTGGCGCAGCTTCCATCAGCTGCACCACAGCGCACGCCGGGTCGAAGCGCTGACCGCGTTTTATGCCCATCCCATGGACTCGGCCGCTGCCGTGATGCTGAGCACGCTATCGAGCTACTGGGTGCTGGGGGCCAGCCCTGCGGCAGCCGCGGTGGCGCTGGCGCTGACGGCAGGATTTGATCTGTTCACCCATGCCGATATGCGCACGCCGCGCTGGCTGGGCTATGTGTTGCAGCGGCCCGAAATGCATACCGTGCATCACCAGTACGGCCACCATGCGCAAAACTACGGCCTGCCGCTGTGGGACATCTTGTTTGGCACCTGGACCAATCCCGCAGAGCGCTCGCAGCACCTGGGTTTTGATGATGAAAAATCAGAGCGCCTGGCCGAAATGCTGCTGTGGCGTGACGTGCACAAAAGCCCGCCGGCCTGCACCGCAGGCCGCAAGCCAGCAGACTGA
- a CDS encoding transporter substrate-binding domain-containing protein: MSKSLKWVGLAAALVCAASALAAGKPGKAEPIGANIDTTVDVSQSPTLQRWQAGGTVVLGVREAASPMVYALGANEKFVGYHMELCERVVQAIAPKAQIKPMVLTAQNTMPLIHNGTADFNCASMTNNLNRQKQVAFGLTTYVSEVRMAVRADSPITSFKQLQGRNVAATTGTTAVQILRKYAGENELKFKTLMSKDHFESFMLLESGRVDAFVLDDNLLAGVISQSKNPKDYKIVGEVIGAEPIAIQFSKDDPQIKKAVDGAILQLIRSGEMHKLYAKWFMQPIAPKNVNLNLPMGETLKKQLAAPNDTPLEEFVIPR, encoded by the coding sequence ATGAGCAAGTCCTTGAAATGGGTTGGTTTGGCTGCGGCCCTGGTTTGCGCGGCTTCGGCCCTGGCAGCAGGCAAGCCGGGCAAGGCCGAGCCGATTGGTGCCAACATCGATACGACAGTGGATGTAAGCCAGTCGCCCACGCTGCAGCGCTGGCAGGCCGGCGGCACGGTGGTGCTGGGCGTGCGCGAGGCGGCTTCGCCCATGGTCTATGCTCTGGGGGCCAACGAGAAGTTTGTCGGCTATCACATGGAGTTGTGCGAGCGCGTGGTGCAGGCGATTGCGCCCAAGGCCCAGATCAAGCCCATGGTGCTGACGGCGCAGAACACCATGCCGCTGATCCACAACGGCACGGCGGATTTCAACTGCGCCAGCATGACCAACAACCTCAACCGCCAAAAGCAGGTGGCTTTCGGCCTGACCACTTATGTGAGCGAGGTGCGGATGGCGGTGCGCGCGGATTCGCCCATCACCTCCTTCAAGCAGCTGCAAGGCCGGAATGTGGCTGCCACCACGGGCACGACGGCTGTGCAGATTCTGCGCAAGTACGCGGGCGAGAATGAGCTGAAATTCAAGACGCTGATGAGCAAGGATCACTTCGAGAGTTTCATGCTGCTGGAGTCAGGCCGCGTCGATGCCTTTGTGCTGGACGACAACCTGCTGGCCGGCGTCATCAGCCAGAGCAAGAACCCCAAGGACTACAAGATCGTGGGCGAGGTGATTGGTGCCGAGCCGATTGCGATTCAGTTCAGCAAGGACGATCCGCAGATCAAGAAGGCCGTGGATGGCGCCATCCTGCAGCTGATCCGTTCGGGCGAGATGCACAAGCTCTATGCCAAGTGGTTTATGCAGCCGATTGCGCCCAAGAACGTGAACCTGAACCTGCCCATGGGCGAGACCCTGAAGAAGCAGCTGGCCGCGCCCAATGACACGCCGCTGGAAGAGTTCGTGATACCCCGCTAA
- a CDS encoding tRNA-uridine aminocarboxypropyltransferase, producing MLVPQPPLSHLQAVESEVEPHAVSRLRTARLARSTRPFLARGGPRGERCEGCRLRPSHCMCALRPQQATRAGMCVLMHDAEPLKPSNTGWLIADVVQDTFAFGWARTEIDPQLEALLADPQWQPYVVFPREFVHEEGRSVQALDGETAVLQPGKRPLFILLDATWHEARKMFRKSPYLDGYPVLSLHPDQVSGYRLRRSTRDDHFCTSEVAALCLELVGDAADVRAGQVLESYLGVFTERYLQAKNQQPADAQSAAHQRLCELMGWTS from the coding sequence ATGCTTGTTCCGCAGCCTCCTCTGAGCCATTTGCAAGCGGTTGAGTCTGAGGTGGAGCCGCATGCAGTTTCGCGTCTGCGCACCGCAAGACTGGCACGCAGTACGCGGCCGTTTCTGGCCCGTGGCGGCCCGCGTGGCGAGCGCTGCGAAGGCTGCCGCCTGCGCCCCTCGCACTGCATGTGCGCGCTGCGCCCGCAGCAGGCAACGCGGGCCGGCATGTGCGTGCTAATGCACGACGCCGAACCCCTGAAACCCAGCAACACCGGCTGGCTGATTGCCGATGTGGTGCAGGACACGTTTGCCTTTGGCTGGGCACGCACGGAAATCGACCCGCAACTCGAGGCTTTGCTGGCCGACCCGCAGTGGCAGCCCTATGTGGTTTTCCCGCGCGAGTTTGTGCACGAAGAAGGGCGCTCCGTGCAGGCACTGGACGGCGAGACGGCGGTGCTGCAGCCGGGCAAGCGGCCCTTGTTCATCTTGCTTGATGCCACCTGGCACGAGGCGCGCAAGATGTTCCGCAAAAGCCCGTACCTGGACGGCTATCCGGTGCTGAGCCTGCACCCCGATCAGGTCTCCGGCTACCGGCTGCGCCGCTCCACGCGCGACGATCACTTTTGCACCAGCGAGGTGGCGGCGCTGTGTCTGGAGCTGGTGGGCGATGCGGCCGATGTGCGTGCAGGCCAGGTGCTGGAGAGCTATCTGGGCGTGTTTACCGAGCGCTATCTGCAGGCCAAGAACCAGCAGCCTGCCGATGCGCAAAGCGCTGCCCATCAGCGCCTGTGCGAGTTGATGGGCTGGACCTCGTGA
- a CDS encoding class I SAM-dependent methyltransferase, producing MQSASNEWFDEAYYQRFYFDKKTSVIDPEHARRLGAFVCSYLAYLRVPVRRVLDVGCGIGLWREPVLQHFPGASYHGVEFSPYLCERYGWEQGSVVDYRPKDGQPFDLVICQGVLPYLSPADLKKALGNLGALSSGGLYIEAVAREDYERDIIDEDLTDARLYRHRAELYRRGLQPHFKELGGGVWLSRKAELPLFELECVGG from the coding sequence GTGCAATCAGCAAGCAACGAGTGGTTTGACGAGGCGTATTACCAGCGCTTTTACTTTGACAAGAAGACCAGCGTGATCGACCCCGAGCACGCGCGGCGGCTGGGTGCTTTTGTTTGCTCGTATCTTGCCTATTTGCGTGTGCCGGTGCGCCGCGTGCTGGATGTGGGCTGCGGCATCGGCCTGTGGCGCGAGCCGGTGTTGCAGCACTTTCCGGGTGCCAGCTATCACGGTGTGGAGTTCAGCCCCTATCTGTGCGAGCGCTATGGCTGGGAGCAGGGCTCGGTGGTGGATTACCGGCCCAAGGATGGGCAGCCTTTTGATCTGGTGATCTGCCAGGGCGTGCTGCCGTATCTGAGCCCGGCCGATCTGAAGAAGGCCCTGGGCAATCTGGGCGCGCTGTCCAGCGGCGGCCTGTATATCGAGGCCGTGGCGCGCGAGGACTATGAGCGCGACATCATTGACGAAGACCTCACCGATGCGCGCCTGTACCGCCACCGTGCCGAGCTGTACCGGCGCGGCCTGCAGCCCCATTTCAAGGAGCTGGGCGGCGGCGTGTGGCTGAGCCGCAAGGCCGAGCTGCCGCTGTTCGAGCTGGAGTGCGTGGGCGGCTGA
- a CDS encoding intradiol ring-cleavage dioxygenase, with the protein MPTAPYDFAASAPSTFAPLSRRALMRHASHAAWALPLWGTLGGYSTLAGAQARNAKAVESWTQARWASGGTAGIGAAARAVKPFAATAVSSSCQLSCEATIGPCHTQSPERQDISDGWNGLPMLMQLRVVDAQCQPVAGAILEVWHTNHTGGYSGDIHPMCNNNAQDKNRQFFRGWQRTDELGVVHFDSCFPGWYGGRANHVHLRVMKGSYDGRDRAPSWLVSQLLFPDALNTSIFEQQPLYIAKGLPDTTLDTDNVIGNESDKSPYLFDIQNVGGVMLASKTLVIRSNLDDAVCQARGKRPSGPPPGSRGPGRGMRPPGEPPRQP; encoded by the coding sequence ATGCCCACAGCTCCATACGACTTTGCCGCTTCGGCACCAAGCACCTTTGCCCCACTCTCGCGGCGTGCGCTGATGCGCCACGCCAGCCATGCCGCCTGGGCACTGCCGCTATGGGGCACTCTGGGCGGCTACAGCACCCTGGCAGGCGCACAGGCCCGCAATGCCAAGGCCGTAGAAAGCTGGACCCAGGCCCGCTGGGCCAGTGGCGGCACGGCCGGCATAGGAGCCGCTGCGCGTGCCGTCAAACCGTTTGCGGCCACCGCCGTCTCCAGCAGCTGCCAGCTAAGCTGCGAGGCCACCATAGGCCCTTGCCACACCCAATCGCCAGAGCGTCAGGACATCAGCGACGGCTGGAACGGCCTGCCCATGCTGATGCAGCTGCGGGTGGTGGATGCCCAATGCCAGCCGGTGGCGGGCGCAATCTTGGAGGTCTGGCACACCAACCACACAGGCGGCTATTCGGGCGATATACACCCCATGTGCAACAACAACGCACAAGACAAGAACCGGCAGTTTTTCCGCGGCTGGCAACGCACGGATGAGCTGGGCGTGGTGCACTTTGACAGCTGCTTTCCCGGCTGGTACGGCGGGCGCGCCAACCATGTGCATTTGCGCGTGATGAAGGGCAGCTACGACGGGCGCGACCGAGCCCCGTCCTGGCTGGTCAGCCAGCTGCTGTTTCCCGATGCTCTCAACACATCCATCTTTGAGCAGCAGCCGCTGTACATCGCCAAAGGCCTGCCGGACACCACGCTGGATACCGACAACGTCATAGGCAACGAGAGCGACAAATCGCCCTATCTTTTCGACATCCAGAATGTGGGCGGCGTGATGCTGGCCAGCAAGACGCTGGTCATTCGCAGCAATCTGGACGACGCGGTGTGTCAGGCCAGGGGCAAGCGCCCGTCCGGCCCGCCACCAGGCAGCCGGGGACCGGGGCGCGGCATGCGGCCGCCTGGCGAGCCGCCACGCCAGCCCTGA
- a CDS encoding VOC family protein encodes MFSHIMLGVNDLERGKRFYDALLGQLGIAPGVANRNRFFYRSPTGTFAISTPINGEPASAGNGATVGFGAQSPEQIDAAHAAGLEAGGVSIEDAPGWRGEGAAAMYLAYLRDPDGNKICLAYRKPKA; translated from the coding sequence ATGTTTAGCCACATCATGTTGGGTGTGAATGATCTGGAGCGCGGCAAGCGCTTTTACGACGCGTTGCTGGGTCAGTTGGGCATTGCGCCCGGCGTGGCCAACCGCAACCGCTTCTTCTACCGCAGCCCCACGGGCACGTTTGCGATCTCCACGCCCATCAATGGCGAGCCTGCCTCGGCAGGCAACGGCGCGACCGTGGGCTTTGGCGCCCAGTCGCCCGAGCAGATCGATGCCGCACATGCGGCAGGTTTGGAGGCCGGTGGCGTGTCGATCGAAGACGCACCGGGCTGGCGCGGCGAAGGCGCTGCCGCCATGTATCTGGCCTATCTGCGTGACCCGGACGGCAACAAGATCTGTCTGGCTTATCGCAAGCCCAAGGCGTAA
- a CDS encoding flavin reductase family protein has protein sequence MLPAHFTPVPLEKAYRLLNHGPTVIVSARHAGQSNAMSAAWACALDFAPPKVTVVLDKATRTRALVEASGLFALQLPTVPQAAMTVGIGTDSAVTEPEKLAKHGVPLFEAPGLALPLVAGCAAWLVCKLIPEPHNQQTYDLFIGEVIAAWADERVFRDGHWEFDSAPAELRTLHYVAGGQFFAIGKGVNVPSSTVQGSP, from the coding sequence ATGCTGCCTGCACACTTCACTCCCGTCCCTCTGGAAAAAGCCTACCGCCTGCTCAACCACGGCCCCACGGTCATCGTCTCGGCCCGGCATGCGGGTCAGAGCAATGCCATGAGCGCCGCCTGGGCCTGCGCACTGGACTTTGCGCCGCCCAAGGTCACCGTCGTGCTCGACAAGGCCACGCGCACCCGTGCCCTGGTCGAAGCCAGCGGCCTGTTTGCCCTGCAACTGCCCACCGTGCCCCAGGCCGCCATGACGGTAGGCATTGGCACGGACAGCGCCGTGACCGAGCCCGAAAAGCTCGCCAAGCATGGCGTGCCGCTGTTCGAGGCCCCGGGCTTAGCCCTGCCCCTGGTCGCGGGCTGCGCCGCCTGGCTGGTCTGCAAGCTCATACCCGAGCCGCACAACCAGCAGACCTACGACCTGTTCATAGGCGAAGTCATCGCCGCCTGGGCCGACGAACGCGTGTTCCGCGACGGGCACTGGGAGTTTGATTCGGCACCGGCCGAGCTGCGCACGCTGCACTATGTGGCGGGTGGGCAGTTTTTTGCGATCGGGAAGGGAGTGAACGTACCCAGCTCCACGGTACAGGGGTCTCCGTAG
- a CDS encoding GNAT family N-acetyltransferase, which yields MEFDKPRLHRLPTVECEGLVLRAFEDSDARAMTAATYESLATVGRWMDWCQPGFSEATALAWFSMCRESLASGNAHEFGIFSAKGELLGGAGLNAINHEHRFCNLGYWVKQSAQRQGIALRTMQTLLPYAFQTLGMQRVEIVVATGNTASESVARKYGATRECMARNRLQLHGKAVAATVFSVVPDTGKIAG from the coding sequence ATGGAATTTGATAAGCCACGACTTCACCGCCTCCCAACCGTCGAATGCGAAGGGCTGGTGCTGCGCGCCTTTGAAGACAGCGATGCGCGCGCCATGACGGCAGCCACCTATGAATCGCTAGCCACCGTGGGCCGCTGGATGGACTGGTGCCAGCCCGGCTTTTCAGAAGCCACCGCCCTGGCTTGGTTTTCCATGTGCCGCGAAAGCCTAGCCAGCGGCAACGCCCATGAATTTGGCATCTTCTCAGCAAAGGGCGAACTGCTGGGTGGAGCAGGGCTGAACGCCATCAATCACGAGCACCGGTTCTGCAACCTCGGCTACTGGGTCAAACAATCGGCACAGCGCCAAGGCATCGCCTTGCGCACGATGCAGACGCTGCTGCCCTACGCATTTCAGACACTGGGCATGCAGCGCGTGGAAATTGTGGTGGCGACGGGCAATACCGCCAGCGAGAGCGTGGCCAGGAAGTACGGTGCCACACGGGAATGCATGGCCCGCAACCGGCTACAACTACATGGCAAAGCAGTGGCAGCCACGGTGTTTTCCGTCGTGCCAGATACAGGGAAAATTGCTGGCTAG
- a CDS encoding purine nucleoside permease has translation MSAFFSLSRIALAAAVLSAAASGAYAQNQAQTQTPATSAAATTVAAAKPVAVKVFIGAMFEIGNNTGDRAGEFQLWFERYWKDATPINVPGALSPVFCNADGVCGSVLGMGKVNSSASVQAIVLNPQFDFSKAYYVISGVAGTPPARGTIGDVTWGSWLVDYDLGHRWAPEEGKPGAPVFMPRKGYENYRRFQLNPTLVQWAMQLTQNTQLQDSESAQRYRLRYPQPQARRAPHVGVGTHVSGDTFFHGPGLSNEAQYIVKSYGADDYVATEMEAAAIALVLARTHGTDRILSLRGSVNFDQGNPNETTLAHLDPAPGETAGGFAETVANVTKVGSIVVDTIVRDWATWQNGAPALKK, from the coding sequence ATGTCTGCTTTTTTCTCACTCTCCCGAATCGCTTTGGCTGCCGCAGTACTGAGCGCTGCAGCAAGCGGCGCTTACGCGCAAAACCAGGCGCAGACCCAGACCCCAGCCACCAGCGCGGCGGCAACCACCGTGGCTGCGGCCAAACCCGTGGCCGTGAAAGTCTTTATCGGCGCCATGTTTGAAATCGGCAATAACACCGGTGACCGCGCGGGCGAGTTTCAGCTGTGGTTCGAGCGCTACTGGAAAGACGCCACGCCCATCAACGTGCCCGGCGCACTGAGCCCGGTGTTCTGCAACGCCGACGGCGTCTGCGGCAGCGTGCTCGGCATGGGCAAGGTCAACTCCTCGGCCTCGGTGCAGGCCATCGTGCTGAACCCGCAGTTCGACTTCTCCAAGGCCTATTACGTGATCTCCGGCGTGGCCGGCACGCCGCCAGCGCGCGGCACCATAGGCGACGTGACCTGGGGCAGCTGGCTGGTCGACTACGACCTGGGCCACCGCTGGGCACCCGAAGAAGGCAAGCCCGGCGCGCCCGTCTTCATGCCGCGCAAAGGCTACGAAAACTACCGCCGCTTCCAGCTCAACCCCACCCTGGTGCAATGGGCCATGCAGCTGACCCAGAACACCCAGCTGCAGGACTCCGAATCGGCCCAGCGCTACCGCCTGCGTTACCCCCAGCCACAGGCACGCCGCGCTCCCCATGTGGGCGTGGGCACCCATGTGTCGGGCGACACCTTCTTCCACGGCCCCGGCCTGTCGAACGAAGCGCAGTACATCGTCAAGAGCTACGGTGCAGACGACTACGTGGCCACCGAAATGGAAGCCGCCGCCATCGCCCTGGTGCTGGCCCGCACCCACGGCACGGACCGTATCCTGAGCCTGCGCGGCTCGGTCAACTTCGACCAGGGCAACCCCAACGAAACCACGCTGGCCCACCTGGACCCCGCGCCCGGCGAAACCGCCGGCGGCTTTGCCGAAACCGTGGCCAATGTGACGAAGGTCGGCAGCATCGTGGTGGACACCATCGTGCGCGACTGGGCCACCTGGCAAAACGGCGCGCCCGCGTTGAAGAAGTAA